A genome region from Physeter macrocephalus isolate SW-GA chromosome 4, ASM283717v5, whole genome shotgun sequence includes the following:
- the SH2D2A gene encoding SH2 domain-containing protein 2A isoform X2 — protein sequence MEFPLAQICPQGSREAPTITFSTFQPVHLNRRSCQALGFIQAPPQAPGAACSPKDIGKEEVPREGGMSLQAETQAWFQKTQAHELLQHGAAPAWFHGFITRSIFRVFSITHREAERLLESKPQGCYLVRFSESAVTFVLTYRSRTCCRHFLLAQLEDGRHVVLGEDSAHARLQDLLRHYKACPLSPYGETLTEPLARQTPEPAGLSLRTEESDSGSKSQDSQPQYTSVLKKEQSAAPMQKDGARGPKQTSQPPKPKPPIPAKPQLPPEVYTSPRPTPPPKPSNPIYHEPDEPIDFYAMGRGSPGEAPSNIYAEVEVKVPDSGCEGTPPPCILRHEVLRKCQSRPVPGSQNPGGQQLHSENSVAEQGPPVPHKPLPRWGHTLPHNLSRQVLQNRGQAWLPLGPPQ from the exons ATGGAGTTCCCCCTGGCCCAGATATGCCCTCAAG GGAGTCGAGAAGCCCCCACCATAACCTTCAGCACCTTCCAGCCCGTACACTTGAACCGCAGGagctgccaggccctgggctt TATCCAGGCacctccccaggccccaggggcTGCCTGCAGCCCAAAGGATATTGGGAAGGAAGAGGTGCCTAGGGAAGGAGGCATGTCCCTGCAGGCTGAGACTCAGGCTTGGTTCCAGAAGACCCAGGCCCATGAGCTCCTGCAGCATGGGGCAGCCCCTGCTTGGTTCCACGGCTTCATCACCCGGAG CATCTTCCGTGTCTTCTCCATCACCcacagagaggctgagaggcTGCTAGAGAGCAAGCCTCAGGGATGCTACTTGGTGCGTTTCAGCGAGAGCGCCGTGACCTTTGTGCTGACTTACAG GAGCCGGACTTGCTGCCGCCACTTCCTGCTGGCCCAACTCGAGGACGGGCGCCACGTGGTGCTGGGCGAGGACAGCGCCCACGCGCGGCTGCAGGACCTGCTGCGGCACTACAAGGCGTGCCCGCTGAGCCCCTACGGGGAGACGCTCACCGAGCCCCTCGCCCGCCAG ACTCCTGAGCCCGCAGGACTGTCCCTGAGGACTGAAGAATCAGACTCTGGAAGCAAAAGCCAGGATTCGCAACCTCAGTATACCTCAGTCCTCAAAAAGGAGCAAAGCGCAGCCCCCATGCAGAAAGACGGGGCGCGGGGGCCAAAGCAG ACGTCCCAGCCGCCCAAGCCCAAGCCTCCCATCCCCGCCAAACCTCAGCTGCCTCCCGAAGTCTACACAAGCCCCCGCCCAACCCCGCCCCCCAAGCCCTCCAACCCCATCTACCACGAACCTGATGAACCCATAGACTTCTATGCCATGGGCCGTGGCAGCcccggggaagcccccagcaaCATTTATGCCGAGGTGGAGGTGAAGGTGCCTGATTCAGGGTGTGAGGGCACGCCGCCGCCGTGCATCCTCAGGCACGAAGTCCTACGGAAGTGCCAGTCCAGGCCTGTCCCAGGAAGCCAG AATCCAGGTGGCCAACAACTGCACTCTGAGAACTCTGTGGCTGAACAAGGCCCTCCTGTGCCCCACAAGCCCCTACCCCGCTGGGGGCACACCCTCCCCCACAACCTTTCTAGACAGGTGCTTCAGAACAGAGGTCAGGCGTGGCTCCCCCTGGGGCCTCCTCAGTAG
- the SH2D2A gene encoding SH2 domain-containing protein 2A isoform X3, which translates to MEFPLAQICPQGSREAPTITFSTFQPVHLNRRSCQALGFIQAPPQAPGAACSPKDIGKEEVPREGGMSLQAETQAWFQKTQAHELLQHGAAPAWFHGFITRREAERLLESKPQGCYLVRFSESAVTFVLTYRSRTCCRHFLLAQLEDGRHVVLGEDSAHARLQDLLRHYKACPLSPYGETLTEPLARQTPEPAGLSLRTEESDSGSKSQDSQPQYTSVLKKEQSAAPMQKDGARGPKQTSQPPKPKPPIPAKPQLPPEVYTSPRPTPPPKPSNPIYHEPDEPIDFYAMGRGSPGEAPSNIYAEVEVKVPDSGCEGTPPPCILRHEVLRKCQSRPVPGSQNPGGQQLHSENSVAEQGPPVPHKPLPRWGHTLPHNLSRQVLQNRGQAWLPLGPPQ; encoded by the exons ATGGAGTTCCCCCTGGCCCAGATATGCCCTCAAG GGAGTCGAGAAGCCCCCACCATAACCTTCAGCACCTTCCAGCCCGTACACTTGAACCGCAGGagctgccaggccctgggctt TATCCAGGCacctccccaggccccaggggcTGCCTGCAGCCCAAAGGATATTGGGAAGGAAGAGGTGCCTAGGGAAGGAGGCATGTCCCTGCAGGCTGAGACTCAGGCTTGGTTCCAGAAGACCCAGGCCCATGAGCTCCTGCAGCATGGGGCAGCCCCTGCTTGGTTCCACGGCTTCATCACCCGGAG agaggctgagaggcTGCTAGAGAGCAAGCCTCAGGGATGCTACTTGGTGCGTTTCAGCGAGAGCGCCGTGACCTTTGTGCTGACTTACAG GAGCCGGACTTGCTGCCGCCACTTCCTGCTGGCCCAACTCGAGGACGGGCGCCACGTGGTGCTGGGCGAGGACAGCGCCCACGCGCGGCTGCAGGACCTGCTGCGGCACTACAAGGCGTGCCCGCTGAGCCCCTACGGGGAGACGCTCACCGAGCCCCTCGCCCGCCAG ACTCCTGAGCCCGCAGGACTGTCCCTGAGGACTGAAGAATCAGACTCTGGAAGCAAAAGCCAGGATTCGCAACCTCAGTATACCTCAGTCCTCAAAAAGGAGCAAAGCGCAGCCCCCATGCAGAAAGACGGGGCGCGGGGGCCAAAGCAG ACGTCCCAGCCGCCCAAGCCCAAGCCTCCCATCCCCGCCAAACCTCAGCTGCCTCCCGAAGTCTACACAAGCCCCCGCCCAACCCCGCCCCCCAAGCCCTCCAACCCCATCTACCACGAACCTGATGAACCCATAGACTTCTATGCCATGGGCCGTGGCAGCcccggggaagcccccagcaaCATTTATGCCGAGGTGGAGGTGAAGGTGCCTGATTCAGGGTGTGAGGGCACGCCGCCGCCGTGCATCCTCAGGCACGAAGTCCTACGGAAGTGCCAGTCCAGGCCTGTCCCAGGAAGCCAG AATCCAGGTGGCCAACAACTGCACTCTGAGAACTCTGTGGCTGAACAAGGCCCTCCTGTGCCCCACAAGCCCCTACCCCGCTGGGGGCACACCCTCCCCCACAACCTTTCTAGACAGGTGCTTCAGAACAGAGGTCAGGCGTGGCTCCCCCTGGGGCCTCCTCAGTAG
- the SH2D2A gene encoding SH2 domain-containing protein 2A isoform X1, which yields MEFPLAQICPQGSREAPTITFSTFQPVHLNRRSCQALGLLPGPRLQALKAQEARPSPRASAVHTAAPPQAPGAACSPKDIGKEEVPREGGMSLQAETQAWFQKTQAHELLQHGAAPAWFHGFITRREAERLLESKPQGCYLVRFSESAVTFVLTYRSRTCCRHFLLAQLEDGRHVVLGEDSAHARLQDLLRHYKACPLSPYGETLTEPLARQTPEPAGLSLRTEESDSGSKSQDSQPQYTSVLKKEQSAAPMQKDGARGPKQTSQPPKPKPPIPAKPQLPPEVYTSPRPTPPPKPSNPIYHEPDEPIDFYAMGRGSPGEAPSNIYAEVEVKVPDSGCEGTPPPCILRHEVLRKCQSRPVPGSQNPGGQQLHSENSVAEQGPPVPHKPLPRWGHTLPHNLSRQVLQNRGQAWLPLGPPQ from the exons ATGGAGTTCCCCCTGGCCCAGATATGCCCTCAAG GGAGTCGAGAAGCCCCCACCATAACCTTCAGCACCTTCCAGCCCGTACACTTGAACCGCAGGagctgccaggccctgggcttgcTGCCGGGACCCAGACTCCAGGCCCTGAAGGCCCAGGAAGCCCggcccagccccagggcctccGCTGTGCACACTGCG GCacctccccaggccccaggggcTGCCTGCAGCCCAAAGGATATTGGGAAGGAAGAGGTGCCTAGGGAAGGAGGCATGTCCCTGCAGGCTGAGACTCAGGCTTGGTTCCAGAAGACCCAGGCCCATGAGCTCCTGCAGCATGGGGCAGCCCCTGCTTGGTTCCACGGCTTCATCACCCGGAG agaggctgagaggcTGCTAGAGAGCAAGCCTCAGGGATGCTACTTGGTGCGTTTCAGCGAGAGCGCCGTGACCTTTGTGCTGACTTACAG GAGCCGGACTTGCTGCCGCCACTTCCTGCTGGCCCAACTCGAGGACGGGCGCCACGTGGTGCTGGGCGAGGACAGCGCCCACGCGCGGCTGCAGGACCTGCTGCGGCACTACAAGGCGTGCCCGCTGAGCCCCTACGGGGAGACGCTCACCGAGCCCCTCGCCCGCCAG ACTCCTGAGCCCGCAGGACTGTCCCTGAGGACTGAAGAATCAGACTCTGGAAGCAAAAGCCAGGATTCGCAACCTCAGTATACCTCAGTCCTCAAAAAGGAGCAAAGCGCAGCCCCCATGCAGAAAGACGGGGCGCGGGGGCCAAAGCAG ACGTCCCAGCCGCCCAAGCCCAAGCCTCCCATCCCCGCCAAACCTCAGCTGCCTCCCGAAGTCTACACAAGCCCCCGCCCAACCCCGCCCCCCAAGCCCTCCAACCCCATCTACCACGAACCTGATGAACCCATAGACTTCTATGCCATGGGCCGTGGCAGCcccggggaagcccccagcaaCATTTATGCCGAGGTGGAGGTGAAGGTGCCTGATTCAGGGTGTGAGGGCACGCCGCCGCCGTGCATCCTCAGGCACGAAGTCCTACGGAAGTGCCAGTCCAGGCCTGTCCCAGGAAGCCAG AATCCAGGTGGCCAACAACTGCACTCTGAGAACTCTGTGGCTGAACAAGGCCCTCCTGTGCCCCACAAGCCCCTACCCCGCTGGGGGCACACCCTCCCCCACAACCTTTCTAGACAGGTGCTTCAGAACAGAGGTCAGGCGTGGCTCCCCCTGGGGCCTCCTCAGTAG